The proteins below come from a single Gimesia alba genomic window:
- a CDS encoding four helix bundle protein — MNVPKTPLFVKTHDFIFWLLKHTQRFPKHLRHSYTNRLEGVAFEFEELILMANTLRGKQRQEFLALADGKLLCLRGLLRYTIDLTLLGSNQFRFAAECVDELGRLLGAWQKGADR, encoded by the coding sequence ATGAATGTTCCCAAGACACCACTCTTTGTCAAAACACACGACTTTATTTTCTGGCTGTTGAAACACACCCAGCGATTTCCCAAGCATCTACGGCATAGTTACACGAATCGTCTGGAAGGTGTCGCGTTCGAGTTTGAAGAACTGATCCTGATGGCGAACACGCTGCGTGGTAAACAGCGTCAAGAATTTCTCGCACTTGCCGACGGCAAGCTACTCTGCCTACGTGGTCTGCTCCGTTATACAATTGATTTGACATTATTAGGTAGTAATCAATTTCGATTTGCGGCAGAATGTGTTGATGAGCTAGGCCGACTTCTGGGGGCCTGGCAAAAGGGGGCAGACCGCTAA
- a CDS encoding reverse transcriptase domain-containing protein, whose translation MAKSYGNLWPQFASWDNLTLASRRCRRRKRFKRGAIAFDFGWESNLLTLQRELDGGTYEPGPYRHFFIRDPKPRKISAAPFRDRIVHHAIVNVLEPLFERRFLHDSYACRRGKGTHRALDRAQHFLRRHSFVLQTDIQRFFPNVDHEILLDLLKRTIVDHRLLDLVSKIVASGEGIFDDETPRTWFPGDNLLDILRPTGLPIGNLTSQFFANVLLDPVDHFIKEQLRIPGYVRYADDLLLFADEKKVLWSAAEKVVRFLATLRLRLHSQKTVVHASQHGVKYLGFRLKPNGRRLAQQSVRRMRSRLRQQQRLFSAGEIDCCDVSRSLQAWLAHCHTANTTGLINDLLRGVRFHRSPGN comes from the coding sequence GTGGCAAAATCCTACGGCAATCTCTGGCCCCAGTTCGCATCATGGGACAACTTGACACTTGCCTCTCGTCGTTGCCGCCGCCGCAAGCGATTCAAACGTGGAGCCATCGCCTTTGACTTCGGATGGGAATCGAACTTGCTCACACTTCAACGCGAACTTGATGGTGGAACTTATGAACCCGGACCTTATCGGCATTTCTTCATACGTGATCCCAAACCTCGCAAAATCAGTGCTGCCCCCTTCCGCGATCGGATCGTCCACCATGCGATCGTGAATGTCCTCGAACCGCTCTTTGAGCGGCGGTTCCTTCACGACAGTTATGCCTGTCGCCGAGGAAAGGGAACACATCGAGCTCTCGACCGGGCACAGCATTTTCTCCGCCGTCATTCATTTGTCCTGCAAACCGATATTCAGCGGTTCTTTCCGAACGTTGACCATGAGATACTGCTTGATTTGCTGAAGCGTACAATCGTCGATCATCGGCTACTGGACTTGGTTTCGAAAATCGTGGCTTCAGGTGAGGGCATATTCGATGATGAGACGCCTCGAACCTGGTTCCCAGGTGATAACCTATTAGATATCCTGCGTCCGACCGGACTGCCGATTGGCAATCTCACCAGTCAGTTTTTTGCCAATGTGCTGCTCGATCCGGTCGACCACTTCATCAAGGAGCAACTCCGTATTCCGGGATATGTGCGCTACGCAGATGACCTCTTACTATTTGCCGATGAGAAAAAAGTCCTGTGGTCGGCAGCTGAAAAAGTGGTCCGATTTCTGGCGACGCTTCGTCTTCGGTTGCATTCCCAAAAGACAGTAGTGCATGCTTCACAGCATGGCGTGAAATACCTTGGATTTCGACTGAAACCCAACGGTAGACGTTTGGCTCAACAAAGTGTCCGCCGCATGCGGTCGCGACTCCGTCAGCAACAGCGGCTTTTTTCTGCAGGGGAAATCGATTGCTGCGATGTCAGCCGCTCGTTGCAGGCATGGTTGGCACATTGCCACACCGCCAATACGACTGGTCTGATAAATGACCTGCTGCGTGGTGTTCGTTTTCATCGCAGTCCCGGCAACTGA
- a CDS encoding Mov34/MPN/PAD-1 family protein — protein MFSPPLAFHGDLPGLWRRNLDSLQNACCDGFPIGSDFIQENSDPETQIQPNPKPIIGRRKKRKGSKQDVISDLKVTGLGPILIMIRSVYQQILEDLVEHPFQKEKAGILLGPTAEDDLVTHYVPDENGHATYSSFTLDAASLNRTLRHRKGVGLNCKGVVHVHPPGALHPSFGDLEYVAKLFANPKNTEATQVMLPIVADGRLYPYQIDASNPREVLVPRLILI, from the coding sequence ATGTTTAGTCCCCCACTCGCTTTTCACGGCGACCTGCCTGGACTTTGGCGAAGAAACTTGGATTCGCTACAAAATGCGTGTTGTGATGGCTTCCCTATCGGATCGGACTTCATTCAAGAAAACTCTGATCCGGAAACGCAGATTCAACCAAATCCGAAGCCTATCATTGGTCGTCGGAAGAAACGCAAAGGGAGCAAACAAGACGTAATATCAGATCTCAAAGTGACCGGCCTCGGCCCGATCCTGATAATGATTCGGTCGGTTTACCAGCAAATTCTGGAAGATCTTGTAGAGCATCCTTTTCAGAAGGAGAAGGCCGGAATTTTACTGGGACCTACGGCAGAGGATGATCTCGTCACGCACTATGTTCCCGACGAAAACGGTCATGCGACGTATTCTTCATTTACCCTGGATGCCGCAAGTCTCAATCGAACCCTGAGACACCGAAAAGGTGTCGGGTTGAATTGCAAAGGGGTCGTTCACGTACATCCGCCCGGAGCGTTGCACCCTTCATTTGGGGATCTGGAGTATGTCGCCAAACTGTTTGCCAATCCTAAGAACACGGAAGCAACACAAGTGATGCTCCCGATTGTTGCCGATGGTCGACTCTATCCCTACCAGATCGATGCCAGTAATCCCCGCGAAGTCCTGGTTCCCCGCTTGATTCTGATCTGA
- a CDS encoding HesA/MoeB/ThiF family protein has protein sequence MQFERIKNVIDIPTIQSKVVTIIGAGGSAPLIENLTRCGVQHWKLVDLDIIENANISRQGHSPADIGMPKVHAVANKIWEINPEAVVDCFPEDFTKLSDEEIRESFGSSDLFIFATDSFAAQSRGNEVALLLNASAIWIGLYPGGAGGEVVFWHPDLECCFRCLCSGRYQAQQQAAQQGRSLDPPSDGATIFDIQLLDSIAGHICLGLLTRGCENRFGQLIDQLGDRQFIQVGIRPDFRINGKDVIRKHLGVDAECPSLFAWNSIALSDPDEGNAYCPDCETYRGITFSRSAEGSSGSIRVRTEQGHQKKSTTVN, from the coding sequence ATGCAATTTGAGCGAATCAAAAATGTGATTGATATTCCAACCATCCAATCCAAGGTAGTGACAATTATCGGTGCCGGTGGATCTGCGCCACTGATTGAGAATCTCACTCGATGCGGTGTGCAACACTGGAAGCTTGTTGACCTGGATATCATTGAAAACGCAAACATTTCTCGACAGGGGCATTCTCCGGCTGATATTGGGATGCCGAAGGTGCATGCTGTGGCTAACAAGATCTGGGAAATCAATCCTGAAGCGGTGGTGGACTGTTTTCCGGAGGACTTTACAAAACTGAGTGATGAAGAAATACGTGAATCATTCGGCAGCAGTGATCTGTTCATTTTTGCGACCGATTCCTTTGCCGCCCAATCTCGGGGTAATGAGGTTGCTCTCCTTCTAAATGCCTCGGCAATCTGGATCGGCCTGTATCCGGGTGGTGCCGGAGGCGAAGTCGTTTTTTGGCATCCGGATCTTGAATGCTGTTTTCGCTGCCTCTGCAGTGGTCGCTATCAGGCACAACAGCAGGCTGCTCAGCAGGGGCGTTCGCTCGATCCTCCGAGTGACGGCGCAACAATTTTCGATATCCAATTGCTCGACTCCATTGCCGGTCACATTTGTCTGGGGCTTCTTACCCGAGGTTGTGAGAATCGCTTTGGGCAATTGATTGACCAGCTGGGAGACCGCCAATTTATTCAGGTCGGCATCCGTCCCGATTTTCGCATCAATGGAAAAGATGTGATCCGCAAGCATCTGGGAGTCGATGCAGAATGCCCATCGTTGTTTGCCTGGAATTCCATTGCATTGAGCGATCCGGATGAAGGGAACGCTTACTGTCCGGATTGTGAAACGTATCGTGGAATCACGTTTTCGCGTTCGGCAGAAGGAAGCTCAGGTTCTATTCGGGTGAGAACGGAGCAAGGACACCAGAAAAAATCAACGACCGTCAATTAA
- a CDS encoding type IV secretory system conjugative DNA transfer family protein, translated as MNQLSRTIRPKRLSRTRRHSFFSSKQLFAESQAGIFISGDSGFGKSNAMKVLMQLLAILGYGFLFISPHGSDPRDILSWCMAQKASIRNRVVYIDPAETSRTTCINPLAVESTRDPIQYRARLVSKIGHVCRILLSAWGEEDFDSRPRLFTWTMRILKTLAELGLPLADAKHFLDVGSDVYNALVQAVPDVMARHFFENLAAGRPQDIREEIESTRNRILGFFSNPIIEAMLSRTSGVLDFGQLRRKNAIVIVNLRQGGVLREEDQQILANLFLAELLHDVFNSDTPTPYFAFLDELPVFARGSGPELTAAAGQIRKFLLRLVCATQGANPFPDRVDDRLLNALIGQCGLHFLFRHKHPYDAKFFGEIIGFPTYDPQRVKHQTVQSQQYQAGHDLVTLMDFSESESETRGTGGSESNGVTETEQWSDTQSHSVGSSTSHSESSSQTTGTSQNPYNTQLQQIRQAVSDARSSTAGQSENRTDGRSSTTGGSKGHSHQTSQSWSQSVGKTRGRTFKQSLVPRLLWRDVVTGVTFYSPQEHQLMYATRLASLQIGEAIVYGPGKPMRIQFPLAQDPARWSPRFVARRMEHYLDLLAQVFPSPQQVLAERQQELEAIIHNLGLALPEQDAGDDPFPS; from the coding sequence ATGAACCAGCTTTCCAGAACTATCAGACCGAAGCGACTATCCCGAACCAGACGGCATTCGTTTTTCTCGTCGAAACAGCTTTTTGCTGAGAGTCAGGCGGGAATCTTCATCTCCGGCGACTCCGGTTTCGGAAAGAGCAATGCGATGAAAGTGCTGATGCAGCTCCTGGCGATCTTGGGATATGGCTTTCTGTTCATAAGCCCGCACGGTTCTGATCCGAGAGACATACTGAGTTGGTGTATGGCTCAGAAAGCATCGATCCGCAACCGGGTCGTGTATATCGATCCGGCTGAGACATCGCGTACGACCTGTATCAATCCCCTCGCAGTCGAATCGACCCGTGACCCGATCCAATACCGCGCTCGGCTGGTCAGTAAAATCGGGCATGTTTGCCGGATTCTGCTCTCTGCCTGGGGAGAGGAAGATTTTGACAGTCGTCCCCGCCTCTTTACCTGGACAATGAGAATTTTGAAGACGCTTGCAGAACTCGGTTTACCTCTGGCGGATGCAAAGCATTTTCTGGATGTTGGTTCTGATGTCTACAATGCTCTGGTACAAGCGGTCCCCGATGTCATGGCACGGCACTTCTTTGAGAATCTGGCCGCCGGTCGTCCGCAAGATATCCGGGAAGAGATCGAATCGACGCGCAACCGCATCCTGGGGTTTTTCAGTAATCCGATTATCGAAGCCATGCTTTCCCGGACGAGCGGGGTACTCGATTTTGGACAGCTGCGACGAAAAAACGCCATCGTGATTGTCAATCTCAGACAAGGGGGCGTTTTGCGGGAGGAAGATCAGCAAATATTAGCTAATTTATTTCTGGCCGAGTTATTACACGACGTTTTTAATAGTGATACTCCTACTCCGTACTTTGCCTTTCTGGATGAGCTTCCCGTCTTTGCCAGGGGATCAGGACCGGAACTGACTGCTGCAGCCGGCCAAATCCGCAAGTTTTTATTACGTCTGGTTTGTGCCACGCAAGGGGCGAATCCGTTTCCGGATCGTGTGGATGATCGTTTACTAAATGCCTTGATTGGGCAGTGTGGTCTACATTTTCTATTTCGCCATAAGCATCCGTATGATGCGAAGTTTTTCGGCGAGATCATCGGGTTCCCAACCTATGATCCTCAGCGAGTGAAACATCAGACTGTGCAGTCGCAGCAGTATCAGGCGGGCCATGATTTAGTCACCCTGATGGATTTCAGTGAAAGTGAGTCGGAAACCAGGGGAACGGGAGGCTCTGAATCAAACGGTGTTACGGAGACCGAGCAGTGGAGTGATACCCAGAGCCATTCGGTGGGTTCATCCACCAGTCATTCGGAATCAAGCTCGCAAACAACGGGAACCAGTCAGAATCCCTACAACACACAATTGCAACAGATACGACAGGCGGTCAGTGATGCCCGATCTTCGACAGCAGGGCAATCTGAAAACCGTACCGATGGTCGTTCTTCGACGACGGGAGGCTCGAAGGGACACTCTCACCAAACCAGTCAGAGCTGGTCGCAATCTGTGGGGAAAACGAGGGGAAGAACTTTTAAACAGTCATTGGTTCCTCGGCTACTTTGGAGAGACGTCGTGACTGGAGTCACCTTTTATTCGCCACAAGAACACCAGCTGATGTATGCGACCCGGCTGGCATCACTGCAGATTGGAGAAGCGATTGTCTACGGTCCGGGAAAACCGATGCGGATTCAATTCCCCTTGGCACAAGATCCTGCTCGCTGGTCCCCGAGATTTGTTGCGCGGCGTATGGAACATTACCTGGACCTGTTAGCACAGGTCTTTCCTTCCCCGCAGCAGGTCTTAGCCGAACGTCAACAGGAACTGGAAGCAATCATTCACAATCTGGGTCTGGCATTACCTGAGCAGGATGCAGGTGATGATCCGTTTCCCAGTTAG